The genomic stretch GGCGTCGAAGCCCTCCACCGCGAAGCGCGCCGGCTCGGAGTCGGCGCTCGCGGCGTAGGCGTAGAGGAGCGGGAGCCAGTGCTCGGGCGTGGGGTGGGCGCGGCGTCCGTCGTCGCTCTGTTGCCACCGGGTGAGGAGCGCGTCGCCGTCGCGCTGGCGCAGGGCCTCGGCCGTGTCCGCGTCGAAGCGCCGCGCCCAGTCGGGGGTCACGCTCGGTGACGCGCTCCGCATGCGGCCGAAGGCGTCGCGGAGGTTGTGCACGATGTTGCCGCTCCCGAGGATGAGCACGCCCTCGTCGCGGAGCGGCGCGAGCGCGCGGCCGATCTCCATGTGGCGCCGCGCGTCGAGGTGGCGGTCCAGGCTGAGCTGGATCACGGGCACGTCCGCCTCGGGGACCATCCAGCGCAGCACGCTCCAGGTGCCGTGGTCGAGGCCCCACTCGCTGCGCGCGTCGGCGTCGTGTGCGGCGAGGAGCGCGCGCACCCGTCGGGCGAGCTCCGGCTGGCCCGGGGCCGGGTACTGCACCTCGTGCAGCGCGGGCGGGAAGCCACCGAAGTCGTGGATGGTCTCGGGCCGCGGCTGCGCGGTGAGGTAGGTCCCGCCGACGAACCAGTGGGCGGAGACGGCGAGGATGGCGCGCGGGCGCGGCAGGGCCTGGCCGAGGGCGGTGAAGCCGCGGCTCCAGCGGTTGTCTTCGATGGCGTTCATCGGGGAGCCGTGCCCGACGAACACGACCGGCATGCGCTCTTCGCGGGTCTCGCTCATGGCCTCTCCCTCCTGTCCCTCTCGGTGCGCGGAGCGGCGCCCGCACCCGAGGGGCACGAGCGCCGCGGCGGAGGCGAGCCCCCGCAAGAACGCGCGGCGCCCGGTCACGCGGCGTGCTCGTCCGCGGGCTGCGCTTCCTTCACCGCGACGGCCTGCACCTCGATCTCGATCTCGACCTTCTCACCCACCAGGACGCCTCCGGCCTCGAGCACCTGGTTCCACTCTAGCCCGAAGTCGCGGCGGTCGACCGACGCGCTCGCCTGGAAGGCGACCCGCTGGTTGCCCCACGGGTCCTTGCCCGCGCCGAGGAAGCGCGCGTCGAGCACCACGTCGCGGGTGACGTCGCGAATGGTCAACGCGCCGTGCACGCGCAGCTCCCCGCCGTCGTTCTGCTCGACCCGGGTGCTCTCGAAGCGCAGGGCCTCGAAGCGCTCCACGTCGAAGAAGTCGGCCGAGCGGAGGTGCGCGTCGCGGTCCGGGACGCCGGTGTCGATGCTGCTCGCGTCGATGGTGACCTCCACGCGTCCGCCGGTCGGGTGAGCCGGGTCGAGCTGCACCAGCCCGCTCCACCTGGCGAAGCGCCCCCGGACCTTCGCGAAGACCATGTGGCGGACCGAGAAGCCGATGCCCGAGTGGGTGGTGTCGATGTTCCAGCGCTGCGCGTTCGTGTTCGTGGTCATGTCCGTCTCCTCTTTCGTTGGTGCCTGACGTAGACGAACCTAGCGACATCCCACGCACGGGATTAGACCCTGCTTTCAGGAGACTTCATCCCGCATACGGGATAATGTTCGAACGAGATGAGTGGGACCGACGCCAACGCGATCCTGGTCTTCGCGAAGGTCGTCGAGGCGGGCAGCTTCGTCGGCGCCTCGCGCGAGCTGGACATGCCGACCACGACGGTGAGCCGCAAAGTCTCGGACCTCGAGGCGCAGCTCGGCGCCAGGCTCCTCCAGCGCACCACGCGCTCGCTCAGCCTCACCGACGTGGGCCGCGCGTACTACGCCCACGCCGCGCGCGTGGCGGCCGAGGTCGAGGAAGCGGAGCTCGCCGTCACCCGCCTGCAGGCCGCGCCGCGGGGCCGCCTGCGCGTCACCATGCCGCTCAACTTCGGCTTCCTCGCCTCGGCCGTGGCGACCTACATGGAGCGCTACCCCGACGTCGAGGTGGAGCTGGTCGGCGCCGACCGCGTGGTGGACCTCGTGCAAGAGGGCTTCGACGTGGCCGTGCGCGCGGGGGCCCTCTCGGACTCCACCCTGGTCGCCCGTCGCCTCGGCGCGCTCCAGAGCTTCCTCGTCGCGAGCCCCGCCTACCTGGAGCGGGCGGGCGAGCCCGGGACCCCCGCCGACCTCGAGCGCACGGACTGCCTCGTCTTCGGCGCCGGCCAGCTCGGGCGCTGGACCCTCGAGCGAGAGGACGAGCGCGTCACGGTCGACGTGCGCGCGCGCCTCGTGGTCAACGACTTCGACTTCCTCGAAGAGGCGGCGCGCGCCGGCCTCGGCGTCGCGATGCTGCCCGCCTTCCGCGCCCTCCCCGGCGGCGCCCTCCGCCGCGTCCTCCCCACGTGGAGCTCACCCGCGGTGCCCCTGCACGCCGTCTACCCCAGCACCCGCCACCTCTCCCCCAAGGTCACCACCTTCCTCGACCACCTCCAGACCGCGATGACGCCCCCACCCTGGGAGGCCAGGGACGGTGTTTACTTGTGACCGGACTTTTTGCATACCCACAGACAGAGACGACAGCCAGGCGGGGTCCATCGTGAACGCGTGCAGGACCACCATTCCGAGCGTCAGGTCGGCGAAGTCGATCAACACCAACAAAGAAAGGTGCATGCCGAGCATCGCCGCCCAGAGCCACGGTCGCGCGCGCCTCCACATCGCCAGCGGCGCGAAGAGCACCTCGAGCGCCAGCGTCCCCCAGCTCGCCGCGTGCAAGAGCGCCGGCTGCGTCAGCAGCCACTCCCGCAGCCCGTGATCGCGAGCCAGCGGGTTCGCGAGGATGTGCGCCACCGCGCTCCCGTCGATCCAGGAAGGCGCCCCGAGCTTCGTCAACCCGCTGTACGAGTACCCGACCGCCATCACGATCCAGACCGCCTGATGAAAGCGCGCCGGCATCCGCCAGCCTGGCTTGCGAGTGTCCAGACACGCGTGCACGAGCAGGAGCAGCCCGACGTACGGGAGGCTCGGGTTGGTGATCAGCGGGTTGCGCCCCAGCAGACACGCCCAGACGAACCAGATCCCGATCGCGGCCGCCCGATCGCGCCAGCCCAGGATCAACGGGAAGCAGAGCGTGGCGCCCGTCGCCACGAACGCCCAGACGAAGCCCGGACCGTCGATCCAG from Sandaracinaceae bacterium encodes the following:
- the ygiD gene encoding 4,5-DOPA dioxygenase extradiol produces the protein MSETREERMPVVFVGHGSPMNAIEDNRWSRGFTALGQALPRPRAILAVSAHWFVGGTYLTAQPRPETIHDFGGFPPALHEVQYPAPGQPELARRVRALLAAHDADARSEWGLDHGTWSVLRWMVPEADVPVIQLSLDRHLDARRHMEIGRALAPLRDEGVLILGSGNIVHNLRDAFGRMRSASPSVTPDWARRFDADTAEALRQRDGDALLTRWQQSDDGRRAHPTPEHWLPLLYAYAASADSEPARFAVEGFDAGSISMRSVVWG
- a CDS encoding YceI family protein is translated as MTTNTNAQRWNIDTTHSGIGFSVRHMVFAKVRGRFARWSGLVQLDPAHPTGGRVEVTIDASSIDTGVPDRDAHLRSADFFDVERFEALRFESTRVEQNDGGELRVHGALTIRDVTRDVVLDARFLGAGKDPWGNQRVAFQASASVDRRDFGLEWNQVLEAGGVLVGEKVEIEIEVQAVAVKEAQPADEHAA
- a CDS encoding LysR family transcriptional regulator; this translates as MSGTDANAILVFAKVVEAGSFVGASRELDMPTTTVSRKVSDLEAQLGARLLQRTTRSLSLTDVGRAYYAHAARVAAEVEEAELAVTRLQAAPRGRLRVTMPLNFGFLASAVATYMERYPDVEVELVGADRVVDLVQEGFDVAVRAGALSDSTLVARRLGALQSFLVASPAYLERAGEPGTPADLERTDCLVFGAGQLGRWTLEREDERVTVDVRARLVVNDFDFLEEAARAGLGVAMLPAFRALPGGALRRVLPTWSSPAVPLHAVYPSTRHLSPKVTTFLDHLQTAMTPPPWEARDGVYL